In Miscanthus floridulus cultivar M001 chromosome 5, ASM1932011v1, whole genome shotgun sequence, one genomic interval encodes:
- the LOC136450495 gene encoding CBL-interacting protein kinase 11-like, translated as MDGRRTILMGRYEIGKQLGQGTFAKVFYARNLTTSQAVAIKMINKDKVMKVGLMEQIKREISIMRLVKHPNVLQLFEVMASKSKIYFVLEYAKGGELFNKIAKGGKLSEDAARKYFHQLISAVDYCHSRGVYHRDLKPENLLLDENENLKVSDFGLSALAESKRQDGLLHTTCGTPAYVAPEVLSRKGYDGAKADIWSCGVILFVLVAGYLPFHDTNLIEMYRKISRAEFRCPRIFSTELKDLLYKILDPDPSTRISIVRIKRSAWYRKPVEVHAKKNEAQTSENTCTGEGPTSGSTECSTSEGNQGPLSLPNLNAFDIISLSTGFNLSGFFEDKYGRREERFTTRQPVTTVFTKLKELSKRLKLKVKKKENGILKLAAPKEGKKGVLELDAEIFEVAPSLLLVELKKTNGDTMEYQKLVKEEIRPALKDIVWVWQDDQHQHSQPPQSLLSPPQPQDELRPSVPQQEGQDLLEAPLPSLPLDQLKSPTAPEQAEQLPQQEQLEQLQTPIAPEEQNN; from the coding sequence ATGGATGGTAGGAGGACAATTTTAATGGGACGTTATGAAATCGGTAAACAGCTGGGACAAGGAACCTTTGCAAAGGTCTTTTATGCTCGTAATCTTACTACTAGCCAAGCTGTTGCCATAAAGATGATTAACAAGGACAAGGTTATGAAGGTTGGGCTCATGGAGCAGATAAAGAGGGAGATTTCAATAATGAGGTTAGTGAAGCATCCAAATGTTCTTCAGCTTTTTGAGGTTATGGCTAGCAAGAGCAAGATTTATTTTGTTTTGGAGTATGCTAAAGGTGGTGAGCTTTTCAACAAAATTGCTAAGGGGGGAAAGCTCAGTGAGGATGCTGCGAGGAAATATTTCCACCAATTGATCAGTGCTGTTGATTATTGCCACAGTCGAGGTGTCTATCACCGTGACTTGAAGCCGGAAAACCTTCTACTTGATGAGAACGAAAACCTTAAAGTCTCAGATTTTGGTCTGAGTGCTCTAGCTGAGTCCAAGAGGCAAGATGGTCTCCTGCATACCACATGTGGAACTCCAGCTTATGTTGCTCCTGAAGTGCTGAGCAGAAAAGGTTATGATGGTGCAAAGGCAGATATATGGTCTTGTGGAGTAATTCTTTTTGTGCTTGTGGCTGGTTACCTTCCTTTCCATGACACAAATTTGATAGAGATGTACAGGAAAATTTCCAGAGCCGAGTTTAGATGCCCTCGTATTTTCTCAACTGAGCTGAAGGATCTGCTATATAAAATCCTCGATCCAGATCCAAGCACTAGAATTTCCATCGTGAGGATAAAGAGGAGTGCTTGGTACAGAAAACCGGTTGAAGTACATGCAAAGAAAAATGAGGCCCAAACAAGTGAGAATACTTGTACAGGTGAAGGTCCAACTTCTGGCTCAACAGAGTGCAGTACGTCCGAAGGAAATCAAGGGCCATTAAGCCTCCCAAACTTGAATGCATTTGACATCATCTCTCTTTCAACAGGTTTTAATCTCTCTGGGTTTTTTGAGGATAAGTATGGTCGCAGGGAAGAGAGATTTACTACCAGGCAACCTGTAACAACAGTATTTACAAAGCTGAAGGAGCTCTCCAAACGCTTAAAGCTAAAGgtcaagaagaaagaaaatgggATCTTGAAGTTGGCAGCTCCAAAGGAAGGAAAGAAGGGTGTGCTTGAGCTTGATGCAGAGATTTTTGAGGTTGCCCCTTCTTTGCTCTTAGTTGAGTTGAAGAAGACCAACGGGGACACGATGGAGTATCAAAAGCTAGTGAAAGAGGAGATAAGGCCAGCACTGAAGGATATTGTTTGGGTTTGGCAAGATGATCAACACCAGCACTCGCAACCACCACAGTCTCTATTGTCACCACCGCAGCCACAGGATGAGTTGCGACCATCGGTGCCTCAGCAAGAGGGGCAAGACTTGTTAGAAGCCCCATTGCCATCACTACCGCTTGACCAGTTGAAATCACCAACTGCCCCAGAGCAAGCAGAGCAGCTGCCACAACAAGAGCAGTTGGAACAGTTGCAAACGCCAATTGCTCCAGAGGAACAAAATAACTAG
- the LOC136453080 gene encoding uncharacterized protein: MECSRGRRRWTWRWCGRSMLKLAGLCFAVSIICLCGVRSWACSGSGCRGSTVLLRSESWRRGRAAASYGDQGCDINTGGQGQWRRLLADGPGSDPPRCTSKCGDCSPCHPVHVAVPPGVPVTTEYYPEAWRCKCGNRLYMP; the protein is encoded by the exons ATGGAGTGCTCCCGGGGGAGGCGGAGATGGACATGGAGGTGGTGTGGCAGATCCATGCTAAAGCTGGCGGGGCTGTGCTTCGCCGTGTCCATCATCTGCCTGTGCGGCGTCCGGTCCTGGGCTTGCAGTGGCAGCGGCTGCAGGGGGAGTACTGTGTTGCTCCGTTCAG AATCCTGGAGACGAGGACGAGCGGCAGCATCTTACGGTGATCAG GGGTGCGACATCAACACGGGTGGGCAAGGGCAATGGCGGCGGCTGCTGGCGGATGGTCCGGGGTCAGACCCGCCGCGGTGCACGTCCAAGTGCGGCGACTGCAGCCCGTGCCACCCGGTGCACGTGGCCGTGCCGCCGGGCGTGCCGGTCACCACCGAGTACTACCCGGAGGCGTGGAGGTGCAAGTGCGGCAACCGCCTCTACATGCCATGA